A window of the Kosakonia radicincitans DSM 16656 genome harbors these coding sequences:
- a CDS encoding GNAT family N-acetyltransferase: MEITEADERHISAIQQIYAWHVLHGTATFETEPPDVAEMTARQKKIHAAGLPWFVATENGEVLGYCYLSLYRERCAYRFTLEDSVYIAPAFQGRGIGTLLLSRVVAWAEEHGFRQLIAVVGNSENIASLSLHRSAGFSHTGTLKSVGFKHGRWLDTVILQRTLGAGDVTLPDIPSG; this comes from the coding sequence ATGGAAATAACGGAAGCAGATGAAAGACATATCTCCGCGATTCAGCAGATATACGCCTGGCATGTATTGCATGGCACAGCCACTTTTGAAACAGAGCCACCCGATGTGGCAGAAATGACCGCCCGGCAAAAAAAGATACATGCTGCCGGACTCCCGTGGTTTGTCGCGACAGAGAATGGAGAGGTTCTGGGTTATTGTTACCTTTCACTTTACCGTGAAAGATGCGCATACCGGTTCACTCTGGAAGATTCCGTATACATAGCCCCTGCATTTCAGGGGCGAGGGATCGGAACGTTGTTATTGTCACGTGTAGTGGCATGGGCAGAGGAACATGGTTTTCGCCAGCTTATCGCCGTAGTGGGTAACAGTGAAAATATCGCCTCTCTTTCACTGCACCGTTCAGCAGGTTTCAGCCATACGGGGACACTAAAATCCGTTGGGTTTAAGCATGGTCGCTGGCTTGATACAGTAATACTGCAACGCACTCTTGGTGCCGGTGATGTTACACTTCCGGACATACCATCTGGCTGA
- a CDS encoding arsenate reductase ArsC: protein MMSKTYNVLFLCSGNSARSLFAEVLMNQLGGGKFRAFSAGTQPASSPHPLTLRVLNDQGFSTESLKSKHLQNFRHPDAPQMDFIFTLCDRMAGEGCPVFPGSPITAHWGFRDPALAAGTDTEKYHAFVEVEKQIATRIRLFLSLPLDKIDRLSLQKQLQAMGNTGSDEH, encoded by the coding sequence ATGATGAGTAAAACATACAATGTCCTGTTCCTGTGTTCAGGGAATTCGGCACGGAGCCTGTTTGCGGAAGTGCTGATGAACCAGCTTGGCGGGGGAAAATTCCGGGCATTCAGCGCCGGCACTCAACCGGCCAGTTCACCTCACCCGCTGACGCTCAGGGTACTTAACGATCAGGGATTCAGCACTGAATCCCTGAAAAGCAAACACCTGCAAAACTTTCGGCATCCTGATGCCCCGCAAATGGATTTCATTTTTACGCTGTGTGACCGGATGGCGGGAGAAGGATGTCCGGTGTTCCCGGGCAGCCCCATAACGGCCCACTGGGGTTTCCGGGATCCGGCTTTAGCAGCGGGAACCGATACGGAGAAATACCATGCCTTTGTGGAGGTTGAAAAACAGATTGCCACGCGCATCCGGCTGTTTCTGAGCCTTCCCCTGGATAAAATCGATCGGCTTTCATTACAGAAGCAGCTGCAGGCAATGGGTAATACCGGATCTGACGAACATTAA
- a CDS encoding phosphatase domain-containing protein, with translation MFHPFDILTLDNGARLIFTPCPGTRGVSLADSLKSLKETGAQAVITMMTLAELSENQADALPSLCADLHMDWFHLPVQDSCAPEEPFEQAFAREKKSLLALVRSGGTLVIHCHGGSGRTGMMAAVLMLESGYQPAQVKKQVQLIRPKSLTSPVQVNYLGKRYGYQ, from the coding sequence ATGTTTCATCCGTTTGATATTCTCACCCTGGACAATGGTGCCAGGCTGATATTTACCCCCTGCCCGGGAACCAGAGGGGTCTCCCTTGCTGATTCATTAAAATCCTTAAAAGAAACCGGTGCGCAGGCTGTTATCACGATGATGACGCTGGCTGAACTCAGTGAAAATCAGGCTGATGCACTTCCGTCACTGTGCGCTGACCTTCATATGGACTGGTTTCACCTCCCCGTACAAGACAGCTGTGCACCTGAAGAACCATTTGAACAGGCATTTGCCCGAGAGAAAAAGAGCCTGCTGGCTTTAGTCCGGTCTGGCGGGACGCTGGTTATCCATTGTCATGGTGGTTCTGGCCGGACAGGCATGATGGCCGCTGTTCTGATGCTCGAGTCAGGTTATCAGCCTGCTCAGGTGAAAAAACAGGTCCAGCTAATCAGGCCAAAATCTCTGACTTCGCCGGTACAGGTCAATTATCTTGGTAAGCGATACGGCTACCAGTAA
- the arsA gene encoding arsenical pump-driving ATPase, translated as MNYLNSIPKFLFFTGKGGVGKTSLSCATAIRLADDGKRILLVSTDPASNVGQVFGQQIGNTLTVISAVPGLTALEIDPQAAAQQYRARIVDPVKGILPEDVVRSIEEQLSGACTTEIAAFDEFTGLLTDDALLNDFDHVIFDTAPTGHTIRLLQLPGAWSSFIETNPDGASCLGPLAGLEKQRERYSHALSVLADGEKTRLILVARAQQSTLAEVARTHDELLHVGLKHQYLVINGIMPAGEASEDSLASALYQREQRILSHMPQVLASLPTDRLSLQQENLVGVTALRRLLTGENKPCSLPAAKPVSEPLSAPSLEMLIDDIARDGHGLVMLMGKGGVGKTTLAAAVAVALADKGFDVHLTTSDPAAHLESTLNGQLPHLQVSRIDPHAETARYREHVLATKGKELDPQGRALLEEDLRSPCTEEIAVFQAFSRVIREAGKRFVVMDTAPTGHTLLLLDATGAYHREVVKRMGEKGHYLTPMMQLQDPERTKIMLVTLPETTPVLEAAGLQEDLRRAGIEPWAWLINNSLVATETTSPLLLTRAAHEAAQINKVRTELASRMALIPLQQEEPTGIEQLKRLTRQAGK; from the coding sequence ATGAACTATCTGAACAGTATCCCGAAGTTTCTCTTTTTTACGGGGAAAGGGGGAGTCGGAAAAACCTCGCTTTCCTGCGCAACGGCTATTCGTCTGGCTGATGATGGCAAACGTATCCTGCTGGTCAGTACCGACCCGGCATCAAATGTGGGCCAGGTCTTCGGGCAGCAGATTGGTAACACCCTGACGGTCATCTCTGCCGTACCCGGACTCACTGCGCTGGAAATCGATCCGCAGGCGGCGGCGCAACAGTATCGTGCCCGCATCGTTGATCCGGTTAAAGGGATTTTGCCCGAAGATGTCGTCCGCAGCATTGAAGAACAGTTGTCCGGTGCCTGCACAACAGAAATTGCCGCCTTTGATGAGTTCACCGGGCTGCTGACCGACGACGCGTTACTGAATGATTTTGACCATGTGATTTTTGATACCGCCCCTACAGGGCATACCATTCGTCTGCTACAACTGCCAGGTGCCTGGAGCAGTTTTATCGAGACGAATCCTGACGGTGCATCCTGCCTTGGGCCGCTGGCCGGACTGGAAAAACAGCGGGAACGTTACTCGCATGCATTATCGGTGCTGGCAGACGGGGAAAAGACACGGTTAATCCTGGTCGCCCGCGCTCAGCAGTCAACGCTGGCTGAAGTTGCCCGCACGCATGATGAACTGTTGCATGTCGGTCTGAAGCACCAGTACCTGGTCATAAACGGGATCATGCCTGCCGGAGAAGCCTCAGAGGACAGTCTTGCCAGCGCACTGTATCAGCGTGAACAACGTATTCTTTCTCACATGCCGCAGGTGCTTGCATCGCTTCCGACGGACAGGTTAAGCCTTCAGCAGGAAAACCTGGTTGGCGTGACGGCGCTTCGCCGCTTGCTGACGGGAGAAAATAAGCCATGCTCACTGCCCGCAGCGAAACCCGTGTCAGAGCCTCTCTCCGCACCGTCCCTGGAAATGCTGATTGATGATATTGCCCGTGACGGACATGGTCTGGTGATGCTGATGGGCAAAGGCGGCGTGGGAAAAACAACGCTTGCCGCCGCTGTGGCCGTGGCCCTCGCTGATAAAGGGTTTGATGTCCATCTCACCACATCGGATCCCGCAGCACACCTTGAAAGCACGCTTAACGGACAACTGCCTCATCTCCAGGTCAGTCGTATCGATCCGCATGCCGAGACTGCGCGCTACCGGGAACATGTTCTTGCCACCAAAGGAAAGGAGCTGGACCCACAGGGACGGGCGTTACTGGAAGAAGATTTACGTTCCCCCTGCACGGAGGAAATCGCCGTATTCCAGGCATTTTCCCGTGTGATCAGGGAAGCCGGGAAACGTTTTGTGGTCATGGATACCGCTCCGACAGGCCACACCCTGTTACTGCTGGATGCCACGGGAGCCTACCATCGTGAAGTGGTAAAACGAATGGGCGAAAAAGGGCATTATCTGACGCCAATGATGCAGTTGCAGGATCCTGAGCGAACCAAAATCATGCTCGTAACCCTGCCTGAAACCACTCCTGTTCTCGAAGCTGCCGGTTTACAGGAGGATTTACGTCGGGCCGGTATTGAACCCTGGGCATGGCTCATCAATAACAGTCTGGTCGCAACAGAAACAACGTCACCGCTGTTATTAACAAGGGCTGCACACGAAGCTGCTCAGATCAATAAGGTCAGGACGGAGCTGGCCTCACGCATGGCGCTGATCCCTCTGCAGCAGGAAGAGCCGACAGGTATTGAACAACTCAAACGTCTTACCCGTCAGGCAGGAAAATAA
- a CDS encoding arsenate reductase ArsC has protein sequence MNILFLCTGNSCRSILAEATFNALSPEAHHAFSAGSQPKGEVHPRALALLRKEGIPTDGYYSKSWDNLPVTPDVVITVCGNAAGETCPAYLAPAVRAHWGVEDPDKATGSDEEIDAAFEQAWHILRRRIEAFLLLAPSVLSGPEERLQAELNRIGETIF, from the coding sequence ATGAATATTCTTTTTCTGTGTACCGGTAATTCCTGTCGTTCCATTCTGGCCGAAGCGACGTTTAATGCGCTTTCACCGGAAGCGCACCACGCCTTCAGCGCAGGCAGTCAGCCTAAAGGTGAAGTCCATCCCCGCGCTCTTGCTCTTCTCAGGAAAGAAGGGATACCCACGGATGGGTATTACAGCAAATCGTGGGACAACCTCCCTGTGACCCCGGATGTGGTGATCACGGTGTGCGGGAATGCGGCGGGTGAAACCTGTCCTGCGTATCTGGCTCCGGCGGTGAGGGCACACTGGGGAGTCGAGGATCCTGATAAGGCTACCGGAAGTGATGAGGAGATCGATGCCGCTTTCGAACAGGCCTGGCATATTCTCCGTCGCCGGATTGAAGCCTTTCTGTTGCTTGCGCCATCAGTCCTGTCGGGCCCTGAGGAGCGTCTTCAGGCTGAACTGAACCGGATCGGTGAAACCATTTTTTAA
- the arsD gene encoding arsenite efflux transporter metallochaperone ArsD → MKTLSVYDPALCCSSGVCGTEVDQALVSFSADITWLKQQGVSVERFNLSQQPLAFAENPSVKAFLERSGAESLPLILLDGEFALSGRYPTRQDLTRWFGLNQEKIGMAPGKNCCGGNTSCC, encoded by the coding sequence ATGAAAACACTGTCAGTGTATGACCCGGCACTTTGCTGCAGTTCGGGCGTGTGCGGGACGGAAGTGGACCAGGCTCTGGTGTCATTTTCCGCAGACATCACGTGGCTGAAACAGCAGGGTGTGTCGGTGGAACGTTTTAACCTGTCCCAGCAACCTCTGGCATTTGCTGAGAATCCGTCAGTTAAAGCCTTTCTTGAGCGCTCCGGTGCTGAAAGCCTGCCATTAATTCTGCTGGATGGCGAGTTCGCCCTGTCCGGTCGCTATCCGACACGGCAGGATCTGACTCGCTGGTTTGGGCTTAATCAGGAAAAAATTGGTATGGCTCCGGGGAAAAACTGCTGTGGCGGCAACACGTCATGTTGCTGA
- a CDS encoding permease: MFQIFTDFATWLVYERLSLSPVTKLGDALHFFVEDVSKIFVLLLVLIYFVAMLRASLDVGRVRDYLAGKHRGTGYLLGSCFGAITPFCSCSSIPVFLGFTSAGIPLGITMAFLITSPLINEVAVLLLVSLLGWKFTLVYIVVGMAVGIAGGAFLDRIKGERWLADFAADALRDGRQHRTAVTRQSTRTQHMSLSKRHAFAKGETLTIFKRVWFWVILGVGLGAALHGFVPDGWIASHLGTGQWWTVPVAVLVGIPLYSNATGVIPVMESLITNGLPVGTALAFCMSTVAVSFPEFVLLKQVMKWQLLCILLLLLLTSFTLVGWVFNVVFPLVS; the protein is encoded by the coding sequence ATGTTCCAGATTTTCACTGATTTTGCCACCTGGCTGGTCTATGAAAGACTTAGTCTCAGTCCAGTAACCAAACTGGGGGATGCTCTCCATTTTTTTGTCGAAGACGTGAGCAAGATTTTCGTTCTGTTGCTGGTCTTGATCTACTTCGTGGCTATGTTACGGGCTTCGCTGGATGTCGGGCGGGTAAGGGATTATCTTGCCGGTAAGCACCGGGGGACGGGGTATTTACTGGGCTCCTGCTTTGGTGCCATTACCCCGTTCTGCTCCTGCTCAAGTATCCCGGTATTTCTGGGGTTTACTTCGGCTGGTATACCACTCGGTATTACCATGGCCTTTCTCATCACATCCCCGCTGATCAATGAAGTCGCCGTCCTGCTTCTGGTCAGTCTGCTCGGATGGAAGTTCACACTTGTTTATATTGTTGTCGGAATGGCTGTTGGTATAGCTGGCGGGGCTTTTCTTGATCGTATCAAAGGCGAACGATGGTTAGCCGACTTTGCTGCTGACGCCCTCAGGGACGGGCGGCAACATCGGACTGCTGTGACCCGACAATCCACCAGGACGCAGCACATGTCTCTCTCAAAGCGACATGCCTTTGCTAAAGGTGAAACGCTCACCATTTTTAAACGAGTCTGGTTCTGGGTCATTCTCGGTGTCGGGCTTGGCGCTGCACTGCATGGATTTGTGCCGGACGGATGGATCGCATCGCATCTCGGCACTGGTCAGTGGTGGACAGTTCCTGTCGCCGTTCTGGTTGGCATACCACTCTATTCCAATGCTACTGGTGTGATCCCCGTGATGGAAAGCCTGATTACTAACGGACTGCCAGTGGGTACAGCACTGGCTTTTTGCATGAGCACTGTGGCAGTCAGCTTTCCTGAGTTCGTTCTGCTCAAACAAGTGATGAAGTGGCAATTACTGTGCATCCTGCTGTTGCTGTTGTTGACCTCGTTCACACTGGTTGGCTGGGTTTTTAACGTTGTATTCCCGCTGGTTTCCTGA
- the arsH gene encoding arsenical resistance protein ArsH, whose product MNELNDSLPNIIPDIFDAPDFTGKPLSETPGHAPRILMLYGSVRERSYSRLATEEGARLLTAMGAEVRIFNPSGLPLPDDAPDTHPKVAELRELVRWSEGMVWCSPERHGAMTGIMKAQIDWIPLSEGAIRPSQGKTLAVMQVSGGSQSFNAVNQMRILGRWMRMITIPNQSSVAKAWQEFDEEGRMKPSAYYDRIVDVMEELMKFTLLTRGRAAYLVDRYSERKESASALSGRVNQRSI is encoded by the coding sequence ATGAACGAATTAAATGACAGCCTGCCAAATATCATCCCTGACATTTTCGATGCTCCGGACTTCACTGGCAAACCTTTATCTGAAACGCCCGGGCATGCACCACGTATTTTGATGCTTTATGGGTCTGTACGTGAACGTTCATACAGCCGCCTGGCTACGGAGGAAGGAGCACGCCTGCTCACCGCCATGGGCGCTGAAGTCCGTATTTTTAATCCTTCCGGGCTTCCCCTGCCAGATGATGCTCCGGATACCCACCCAAAAGTTGCCGAGCTACGTGAACTGGTGCGATGGTCAGAAGGAATGGTGTGGTGCTCCCCTGAACGTCATGGGGCGATGACCGGGATTATGAAAGCACAGATAGACTGGATCCCACTGAGCGAAGGGGCTATACGCCCATCGCAGGGGAAAACGCTGGCGGTGATGCAGGTCAGCGGTGGCTCCCAGTCCTTTAACGCGGTTAACCAGATGCGTATTTTAGGACGCTGGATGCGTATGATCACCATTCCCAATCAGTCGTCAGTCGCCAAAGCCTGGCAGGAATTTGATGAAGAAGGCAGGATGAAACCCTCAGCCTATTACGACAGGATCGTGGATGTGATGGAAGAGCTGATGAAGTTTACGTTGCTTACCCGGGGGAGAGCTGCCTACCTGGTTGACCGCTACAGTGAACGTAAGGAAAGTGCCTCTGCACTTTCCGGGAGGGTAAACCAGCGCAGCATATAG
- the arsC gene encoding glutaredoxin-dependent arsenate reductase → MSAITIYHNPACGTSRNTLELIRNSGVEPTVILYLETPPARAELVTLIADMGICVRDLLRKNVEPYEQLGLAEDKWSDDELIDFMLQHPILINRPVVVTPLGTRLCRPSEVVLDILPDAQKGAFSKEDGEQVIDAQGQRVVK, encoded by the coding sequence ATGAGCGCAATTACGATTTATCATAACCCGGCCTGCGGGACGTCCCGCAATACCCTCGAATTGATCCGCAACAGTGGTGTGGAACCCACGGTCATTTTATACCTTGAGACGCCGCCGGCCCGCGCTGAGCTGGTCACACTTATCGCTGATATGGGGATCTGCGTGCGTGACCTGCTGCGTAAAAATGTGGAGCCTTATGAGCAACTGGGCCTGGCAGAGGACAAATGGAGTGACGATGAGCTGATTGATTTTATGCTGCAGCATCCCATCCTGATCAATCGTCCTGTTGTGGTTACGCCTCTGGGTACCCGGCTGTGCCGTCCGTCTGAGGTGGTGCTGGATATTCTGCCGGATGCACAAAAGGGAGCGTTCAGCAAAGAGGACGGCGAACAGGTGATTGATGCCCAGGGGCAGCGTGTCGTGAAGTAA
- a CDS encoding thioredoxin family protein: MKHVKVLGTGCSSCKTTIRLIQQVADERGVAIQLEKVESLPEIMKYKVMSTPAVVIDDIVVHTGGIPSKDMIESWL, from the coding sequence ATGAAGCATGTAAAAGTACTGGGTACAGGGTGTTCCAGTTGTAAAACAACCATCCGGCTTATCCAGCAAGTAGCTGATGAGCGAGGCGTCGCTATTCAGCTTGAAAAAGTGGAGTCACTACCTGAAATAATGAAATACAAAGTGATGTCGACACCGGCAGTCGTCATTGATGACATCGTTGTACACACCGGAGGAATACCGTCAAAAGACATGATCGAAAGCTGGCTCTGA
- a CDS encoding sigma-70 family RNA polymerase sigma factor — protein MVQPTGSLPCLMKAWKMHEHELYCWLLRQTGNQADTDDLIQETFLRAIRQQRKFCSIVNTRAWLFEVARHLVIDKSRRQRPYQPLRDGVCIQDNAPETVDSLAECLSRILDEMTESDRTILTLCDLEGMKQADFADRNGLTLAATKSRLLRARARLHQKLSSDCQVRLDESGRVCCFTPR, from the coding sequence ATGGTGCAACCGACAGGCTCACTACCTTGCCTGATGAAGGCATGGAAGATGCATGAACACGAACTTTATTGCTGGTTACTCAGACAAACGGGTAATCAGGCTGATACTGATGATCTGATACAGGAAACCTTCCTCCGGGCAATACGTCAGCAGAGAAAATTCTGTTCCATTGTAAATACAAGAGCCTGGCTGTTTGAGGTTGCCCGGCATCTGGTTATTGATAAAAGCCGGCGACAGCGCCCATATCAGCCTCTCCGCGATGGTGTATGCATACAGGATAATGCCCCTGAAACTGTCGATTCACTCGCTGAATGTCTGTCCCGTATACTGGATGAAATGACAGAATCGGATCGGACTATCCTTACACTCTGCGATCTGGAAGGGATGAAACAGGCTGATTTTGCAGACCGAAACGGTCTAACGCTTGCTGCAACCAAATCTCGATTATTACGGGCGAGAGCGAGATTGCATCAGAAACTCTCCAGTGATTGCCAGGTCAGACTGGACGAGTCCGGTCGGGTATGTTGTTTCACTCCCCGCTGA
- a CDS encoding arsenic transporter, with amino-acid sequence MWLAAAIFILTIVLVIWQPRGLGIGWSAMLGASLALITGVVHPGDIPAVWHIVWNATAAFIAVIIISLLLDESGFFEWAALHVARWGNGRGRWLFSWIVLLGAAVAALFANDGAALILTPIVIAMLLALGFSKGTTLAFVMAAGFIADSASLPLIVSNLVNIVSADFFKLGFNEYASVMVPVDIAAIIATLVMLHLYFRKDIPATYEISRLKAPEEVIRDRNTFRTGWGVLALLLLGFFGLEPLGIPVSAVAAVGAFILFLVAKKGHAINTGKVLRGAPWQIVIFSLGMYLVVYGLRNAGLTDYLSAVLNQFASQGLWAATLGTGFLTAFLSSIMNNMPTVLVGALSIDGSTATGVIKEAMIYANVIGSDLGPKITPIGSLATLLWLHVLAQKDIRITWGYYFRVGIVMTLPVLFVTLVALALRLSVSF; translated from the coding sequence ATGTGGCTGGCTGCAGCTATTTTTATTCTGACCATTGTACTGGTCATCTGGCAACCCCGGGGGCTGGGAATAGGCTGGAGCGCGATGCTCGGGGCCTCACTCGCACTGATTACTGGTGTGGTTCACCCCGGTGATATTCCGGCCGTCTGGCATATTGTCTGGAATGCGACGGCTGCGTTCATTGCGGTCATTATTATCAGTCTGTTACTCGACGAATCAGGTTTCTTTGAATGGGCAGCTCTGCACGTCGCACGCTGGGGTAACGGCCGCGGACGATGGCTGTTTTCCTGGATTGTTTTACTGGGTGCTGCGGTAGCGGCGCTGTTTGCCAACGACGGTGCGGCGCTCATCCTGACACCTATCGTTATCGCCATGTTGCTCGCACTGGGATTCAGTAAAGGCACCACGCTGGCGTTCGTCATGGCGGCAGGATTTATCGCAGACTCCGCCAGCCTGCCACTCATCGTTTCGAACCTGGTGAACATCGTCTCGGCGGATTTCTTTAAGCTCGGGTTCAATGAATATGCGTCCGTTATGGTGCCGGTTGATATCGCGGCCATTATTGCCACACTGGTGATGCTGCATCTGTATTTCCGGAAGGATATTCCCGCGACCTATGAAATTTCGCGCCTTAAAGCGCCGGAAGAGGTTATCCGCGATCGGAATACCTTCCGGACAGGCTGGGGAGTTCTGGCTCTTTTACTGCTCGGATTCTTTGGGCTTGAACCCCTGGGGATCCCCGTCAGTGCAGTTGCCGCCGTCGGCGCATTCATCCTGTTTCTGGTCGCCAAAAAAGGACATGCGATTAATACCGGAAAGGTGCTTCGCGGAGCCCCCTGGCAGATTGTGATTTTCTCCCTGGGCATGTATCTGGTGGTCTACGGACTGCGTAATGCCGGACTGACTGACTACCTGTCTGCTGTGCTTAATCAGTTCGCCAGCCAGGGCCTGTGGGCGGCCACGCTGGGCACGGGCTTCCTGACCGCCTTCCTCTCCTCGATCATGAATAACATGCCAACCGTCCTGGTAGGAGCACTGTCTATCGATGGCAGTACGGCGACCGGAGTGATTAAAGAGGCCATGATTTACGCCAATGTCATTGGCAGCGACCTGGGGCCCAAAATCACCCCTATCGGCAGTCTGGCCACCCTGCTGTGGTTACATGTGCTGGCGCAGAAAGATATCCGGATCACCTGGGGATATTACTTCCGGGTCGGCATCGTAATGACCCTGCCCGTGCTGTTTGTGACGCTGGTTGCTCTGGCATTACGTTTATCCGTTTCGTTCTGA
- a CDS encoding metalloregulator ArsR/SmtB family transcription factor, translating into MAPITALQLFKNLSDETRLKIVLLLRASGELCVCELCGTLEESQPKISRHLSMLRESGLLIDRREGKWIHYRLSANMPAWAAAVIEQAYLSQKEDISLLAGRIARNSATTGGRAVCL; encoded by the coding sequence ATGGCCCCGATTACTGCGCTTCAGCTTTTCAAGAATCTCTCGGATGAAACTCGCCTGAAAATCGTTCTGTTACTCAGGGCGTCAGGAGAACTCTGTGTTTGTGAGCTTTGCGGAACGCTTGAAGAATCTCAGCCCAAAATATCCCGCCATCTCTCCATGCTACGGGAAAGTGGACTGCTTATTGACCGCCGCGAAGGCAAATGGATCCACTACCGGCTTTCAGCGAATATGCCCGCCTGGGCGGCAGCTGTCATTGAACAGGCTTATCTCAGTCAGAAAGAGGATATTTCGCTTCTGGCCGGGCGGATTGCCCGCAACAGCGCCACAACCGGCGGCAGAGCGGTTTGTCTTTAA